A single region of the Brassica rapa cultivar Chiifu-401-42 chromosome A03, CAAS_Brap_v3.01, whole genome shotgun sequence genome encodes:
- the LOC103859485 gene encoding NAC domain-containing protein 21/22 isoform X2 — protein sequence MFFGTETARVGCKEWYFYSQKDLKYATGQRTNRATATGYWKATGKDRSIHRNGSLVGMRKTLVFYKGRAPKGRKTDWVMHEFRLQGTFFHHPPNPLKEEWVLCRVFHKNNNEVDRDNNMRSCSNQTVSVSMDSYINFDHHHIINQQVPCFSNLNQTNQSGFVSKNPNPLSKPSSDQMVLRAVLSQLTKSGKESQSYGEGSSESQLTDIGIPNHNAWKY from the exons ATGTTTTTTGGTACAGAAACGGCGAGAGTGGGATGTAAAGAATGGTATTTTTACAGCCAAAAAGATCTAAAATACGCAACGGGACAAAGGACAAACCGAGCTACGGCCACCGGTTATTGGAAAGCCACCGGTAAAGATAGATCAATCCACAGAAATGGTAGTCTTGTGGGCATGAGAAAGACACTTGTATTCTACAAAGGTCGAGCCCCTAAAGGTCGTAAAACTGATTGGGTCATGCATGAGTTTCGTCTCCAAGGAACATTTTTTCACCACCCTCCTAATCCTCTAAAG GAAGAGTGGGTATTGTGTAGAGTTTTTCACAAGAACAACAACGAAGTCGACAGAGACAACAACATGAGAAGCTGCTCAAACCAAACTGTTTCTGTGTCGATGGACTCTTACATCAACTTCGACCATCACCACATCATCAACCAGCAAGTGCCCTGCTTCTCCAATTTGAACCAAACCAACCAATCCGGCTTTGTCTCCAAGAACCCCAACCCGTTGTCCAAACCTTCCTCGGATCAGATGGTTCTCAGGGCTGTGCTAAGCCAACTCACTAAGAGTGGCAAAGAATCACAGAGTTACGGAGAAGGAAGTTCAGAGAGCCAATTAACCGACATTGGCATCCCAAACCACAATGCTTGGAAGTATTGA